The Acidianus manzaensis genome has a window encoding:
- a CDS encoding alpha-mannosidase, giving the protein MRNEKEINQRLSYVLANSFNNIQYLSWNNQKLHINNDKENSFLMIFDYKGSGLVKINSKPFFALDGFHNYFQLPKGDLEITIEMSPFRAFGEKVKIEYGTPVKFNRNDSAYLLWIYGITTLELAKESSNYLKEELLQILSETLRLAPFVTVSRDQLFLASKYWNNFPSYLLDFSEGMDQKEGNEDFTEALNYLRDKISELGPKIGSVYAIAHAHMDTAWLWNFDETRRKVARTFSTVLELMDKYNFTYMQSMALYYDWIKQDYPELFEKIKEKINEGKWLLGAGWVEFDANVPSGESLARQLLYSQEFYLENFGKTAEILWLPDTFGFSAQLPQLMKLSGIKTFATHKVFWNDTNKFPYSLFNWIGTDGTKIPSIAFGNGDGGYNSTFTVHSILEQWNNWKDKDQPMLYSYGYGDGGGGPTEEMLIRSKVIDEFPYLPKINYGFPKISPKNDWYGELYLETHRGVLTSHSKMKYLHRRAEFSLREAEIWSSIAGNYDEEKIKSLWKILLKDEFHDVLPGSAINDVYKTVYPELQYIVDESKKITKESIRKILGEGENCYVFNSLSWDREDYIVVNEKMEGSQKVDQGYLIRVKVPSIGYSSCIPETDGEVKVNGLEIENEYLKISLNSEGEIISLIDKENNREIMMEEGNKLVFYENIPGWADAWDIESSFKETSFELKAYKYEVIENGPLRAGVRFHYKFRNSEIIQEVYVYAKSRRIDFRIITTIPDRELLLKEWFNFNLNVTEATFEIPYGVIKRQTIKNTSWDQARFEVPMQKWLDISEDDYGVGILNNGKYGVSVENGKVGISISKTPIYPDYETDKETNETIISIYPHKGNWKDAKVYRKAYELNSPLIVEKGKALDKSKSFVKVNKDNIIIESIKKSEDNQGIIVRAYNILNSKGKAEIELWFSPRSAISTDILELNDVKRVIDTINNKIIFNYSNYEIITLKIT; this is encoded by the coding sequence ATGAGAAACGAGAAAGAAATAAATCAGAGATTATCATATGTTTTAGCTAATTCTTTTAATAATATACAATATTTATCTTGGAATAATCAAAAATTACATATAAATAACGATAAAGAAAATTCATTCCTAATGATTTTTGACTATAAAGGTTCAGGATTAGTGAAAATAAATTCCAAACCATTTTTTGCATTAGATGGATTTCATAATTATTTTCAATTGCCAAAAGGAGATCTAGAAATCACAATAGAAATGTCTCCTTTTAGAGCATTTGGAGAAAAAGTAAAAATTGAATATGGCACTCCAGTGAAATTTAATAGAAACGATTCAGCATACTTACTTTGGATTTACGGAATAACTACTTTAGAATTAGCTAAGGAATCGTCTAATTATTTAAAAGAAGAATTACTACAGATTTTGAGCGAAACCCTAAGACTGGCTCCATTTGTAACCGTATCTAGAGATCAATTATTCTTAGCTAGCAAGTACTGGAATAATTTTCCCTCGTATCTATTGGATTTCTCAGAAGGAATGGACCAAAAGGAAGGAAACGAAGATTTTACAGAAGCATTAAATTATTTGAGAGATAAAATTTCTGAGTTAGGGCCTAAAATTGGATCAGTATATGCAATTGCTCATGCACACATGGATACTGCGTGGTTATGGAATTTTGACGAAACTAGAAGGAAAGTAGCTAGAACTTTTTCCACAGTTCTTGAACTCATGGATAAATACAATTTTACTTATATGCAAAGTATGGCTTTATATTATGATTGGATAAAACAAGATTATCCAGAATTATTTGAAAAAATAAAAGAAAAAATAAATGAAGGAAAATGGCTACTAGGAGCTGGATGGGTAGAGTTTGATGCTAATGTACCATCTGGAGAATCATTAGCCAGACAACTTCTATATTCTCAAGAATTTTATTTGGAGAACTTCGGAAAGACTGCTGAAATATTATGGTTACCTGATACTTTTGGATTTTCAGCACAATTACCTCAGCTCATGAAATTATCTGGAATAAAAACATTTGCTACTCACAAAGTTTTCTGGAATGATACCAACAAGTTCCCTTACTCTTTATTCAATTGGATAGGAACTGATGGAACTAAGATTCCTTCTATTGCGTTTGGAAATGGAGATGGAGGATACAATTCCACTTTTACAGTACATAGTATATTAGAGCAATGGAATAATTGGAAAGATAAAGATCAACCAATGCTATATTCTTATGGTTATGGAGATGGAGGTGGAGGACCAACAGAAGAAATGCTAATAAGATCTAAGGTAATAGATGAATTTCCATATTTACCTAAAATAAATTATGGTTTTCCTAAAATTTCTCCAAAAAATGATTGGTATGGAGAATTATACTTGGAAACACATAGAGGAGTTCTAACTTCTCACTCTAAGATGAAATACTTACATAGGAGAGCTGAATTTTCATTGCGTGAAGCAGAAATATGGTCAAGTATTGCTGGGAATTATGATGAAGAAAAAATAAAATCACTATGGAAAATATTGCTCAAAGATGAATTTCACGATGTACTTCCAGGATCAGCAATAAATGATGTATATAAGACAGTTTATCCTGAATTACAGTATATCGTAGACGAAAGTAAAAAAATTACTAAAGAATCAATAAGAAAAATTTTAGGAGAAGGAGAAAATTGTTACGTATTTAATTCTTTATCTTGGGACAGGGAAGACTACATAGTAGTAAATGAAAAGATGGAAGGCTCACAAAAGGTAGATCAAGGATATTTAATTAGAGTAAAAGTTCCCTCTATAGGTTATTCTTCTTGCATTCCTGAAACGGACGGAGAAGTTAAAGTAAATGGATTAGAAATTGAAAATGAATACTTAAAAATCTCATTAAATTCTGAAGGAGAAATAATTTCCTTGATAGATAAGGAGAACAATAGAGAAATAATGATGGAGGAAGGTAACAAGCTAGTTTTCTACGAGAATATTCCAGGATGGGCTGATGCTTGGGATATTGAGTCATCTTTTAAGGAAACTTCCTTTGAATTAAAGGCATACAAATATGAAGTTATAGAGAATGGTCCACTAAGAGCAGGAGTAAGATTCCATTATAAATTTAGAAATTCAGAAATAATTCAGGAAGTTTATGTTTATGCAAAAAGCAGAAGAATTGATTTTAGAATTATTACAACTATTCCAGATAGAGAATTATTGCTTAAGGAATGGTTTAATTTTAATTTAAACGTTACTGAAGCTACTTTTGAAATTCCTTACGGTGTTATTAAGAGACAGACGATAAAGAACACATCATGGGATCAAGCAAGGTTCGAAGTACCCATGCAAAAGTGGTTAGATATATCAGAAGATGATTATGGAGTAGGTATACTTAATAATGGAAAATATGGAGTTTCAGTAGAAAATGGTAAAGTAGGAATTTCTATATCCAAAACGCCAATTTATCCTGATTACGAGACAGATAAAGAAACAAATGAAACAATAATTTCAATTTATCCCCATAAAGGAAATTGGAAAGATGCAAAAGTATATAGAAAGGCTTACGAATTAAATTCGCCTCTAATTGTAGAAAAGGGTAAAGCATTAGACAAATCTAAGAGCTTTGTAAAAGTTAATAAAGATAATATAATTATAGAAAGCATTAAGAAATCTGAGGATAATCAAGGAATAATTGTAAGAGCATATAACATTCTCAACTCTAAAGGAAAAGCTGAAATAGAATTATGGTTCTCTCCAAGATCAGCAATATCTACTGACATCTTAGAATTAAATGATGTTAAAAGGGTGATAGATACTATTAATAATAAAATAATATTTAACTACTCTAATTATGAAATAATAACTCTCAAGATAACGTAA
- a CDS encoding GH116 family glycosyl hydrolase: MKYTYSYTLGSGVPLGGIGTGSFDIRADGRLYEWTIFNNGSYAERQDLRYTYYLNELDSFIAVKNNEGKTRILQSFDYYYGASPYNVPWLKPIKEIEYIGEPPIAYLTFKDSFNVKMKAFSPFIPHDIKNSSLPTAILKISTDEPSDFIFGIKNPFENGKIETRDDMIIFSGNTSDRDPRYNGNLCVKIIGEKPFTSKLTSFPNLKEWSEFRQTGKITVRSGDNIGLIGARGKEVTIIISWYFPNHLLENGKKIGHYYENFFSSCADVVDYVSSNLNYLETKTTQFHDLMYFSQGIENWISDLVGSQLSTLIKSTWLGKDGFFGIWEGYFNTADVRKNGQYPYTDGPLHTALNTIDVLLYSMYSILVLFPEFAKNIIKNTASNILDENKLDYIIYALAINENRQKYLEKISKDPSIPTNFEKLLNTVKEIVKETGKDPKGRVPHFITDNLKVDEYSRNDLNPEFVLLWYLTSKMTGDKELLASIYDKAKDSIDSILRTHSYEGLIYNRLPAGIEWMRVLLQEFKDSIRGVSNNILPILGYDMLTMSMQTYDDWTMLGLTSFESLIWLASLNAINEASFKLKKDYKYDIPLQTFIKYLWNGEYFDLWYDPLSGYRDKASNASQLIGEWYMTLLDMNLLDKETIRRTLKSIMNYNFKEEEGVINGAYPDGYRPLQSNYKNALNLPATIQLDTPWSGVEFYVASHLIYEKMVNEGVRVLKEIYDKYTVAGDFWNHLEWGAHYLRPLSAVTIIPAFEGLVYDAFSNSLSIDPAVNQLAWILLLPSAWGKISVNGSNITITVVSGNLKLNVLKLKHKPTGIKLNGVNVEFKVEENDRMQVLVNLNLKEGDVLEII; this comes from the coding sequence ATGAAATATACATATTCGTATACTTTAGGTTCTGGAGTACCACTAGGAGGAATAGGAACAGGCTCTTTTGACATAAGAGCAGACGGAAGACTATACGAATGGACAATATTCAATAACGGAAGCTACGCAGAAAGACAAGACTTAAGATACACTTACTACCTTAATGAGCTTGATTCATTCATAGCAGTTAAAAATAATGAAGGCAAAACGAGAATTTTACAATCTTTTGACTATTATTACGGAGCAAGTCCTTATAACGTACCATGGTTAAAACCAATAAAAGAAATAGAATACATAGGCGAACCACCAATAGCCTATCTAACATTCAAAGACTCCTTCAACGTAAAAATGAAAGCCTTCTCACCATTCATCCCACACGACATAAAAAACTCATCCCTACCAACAGCAATACTAAAAATCAGTACAGACGAACCCTCAGACTTTATCTTCGGAATCAAAAATCCTTTTGAAAACGGAAAAATAGAGACTAGAGATGATATGATAATATTCTCTGGCAATACAAGCGATAGAGACCCTAGGTACAATGGAAACTTATGCGTAAAAATAATAGGTGAAAAACCATTCACATCTAAATTAACCTCATTCCCTAATTTAAAAGAATGGAGTGAATTCAGACAAACAGGAAAAATCACGGTAAGAAGCGGTGATAATATAGGTTTAATAGGTGCCAGAGGGAAAGAAGTCACAATAATTATTTCTTGGTACTTTCCAAACCACTTGTTAGAAAATGGAAAGAAGATAGGACATTATTACGAAAACTTCTTTTCCAGTTGTGCAGACGTGGTTGATTACGTTAGCTCAAATTTAAATTACTTAGAGACGAAAACAACTCAATTCCATGACTTGATGTATTTTTCTCAAGGTATTGAAAATTGGATATCAGATTTAGTAGGATCTCAATTATCTACTTTAATAAAATCTACTTGGCTAGGAAAGGATGGATTTTTCGGAATCTGGGAAGGTTATTTTAACACAGCAGACGTAAGAAAAAATGGCCAATATCCTTATACAGATGGTCCATTGCATACTGCACTCAATACTATAGATGTTCTACTTTATTCTATGTATTCAATTTTGGTTTTATTTCCAGAATTTGCGAAAAACATAATCAAAAATACTGCATCAAACATCTTAGATGAAAATAAACTTGATTATATAATATATGCGTTAGCTATAAATGAGAATAGACAGAAATATTTGGAAAAAATATCCAAAGATCCATCAATACCAACTAACTTTGAAAAACTTCTTAATACAGTAAAAGAAATAGTAAAAGAAACAGGCAAAGATCCTAAAGGAAGAGTACCTCATTTTATTACAGATAATCTGAAGGTAGATGAATATAGTAGAAATGATCTTAATCCTGAATTTGTATTATTATGGTATTTAACATCAAAAATGACAGGAGACAAGGAACTTTTAGCTAGTATTTATGATAAAGCAAAAGACTCCATAGATTCAATCCTAAGAACTCATTCATATGAGGGACTAATATATAATCGTTTACCGGCAGGAATAGAATGGATGAGAGTCTTGCTTCAAGAATTTAAGGATTCTATAAGGGGAGTATCAAATAATATTTTACCTATTTTAGGATATGATATGCTTACGATGAGTATGCAAACTTACGATGATTGGACTATGCTTGGACTCACATCTTTTGAATCATTAATATGGTTGGCTTCTCTAAACGCTATTAATGAAGCTTCTTTTAAATTGAAAAAAGATTATAAGTATGATATACCTTTGCAGACTTTCATTAAATACTTGTGGAATGGAGAATATTTCGATCTATGGTATGATCCCTTGTCAGGATATAGGGATAAAGCTTCTAATGCGTCTCAGTTAATAGGAGAATGGTATATGACTTTACTTGATATGAACTTGTTAGACAAAGAAACTATTAGAAGGACTTTGAAGTCTATAATGAATTACAACTTTAAGGAGGAGGAAGGAGTAATTAATGGAGCGTACCCGGATGGGTATAGGCCATTACAAAGTAATTATAAAAATGCTCTAAATCTTCCTGCTACTATTCAGTTGGATACGCCTTGGAGTGGTGTTGAATTTTATGTAGCATCTCATTTGATATATGAAAAAATGGTGAATGAGGGAGTCAGAGTGCTTAAAGAAATTTATGATAAATATACAGTGGCTGGAGACTTCTGGAATCATTTAGAGTGGGGAGCTCATTATCTTAGGCCACTTTCAGCTGTTACGATAATTCCGGCATTTGAGGGTTTAGTGTATGATGCGTTTAGCAATTCCTTGTCAATAGATCCTGCAGTGAATCAGTTAGCGTGGATTTTGTTGTTGCCTTCTGCGTGGGGTAAAATTAGTGTAAATGGATCTAATATCACAATTACTGTAGTGAGTGGGAATCTTAAATTAAATGTGTTAAAATTGAAACATAAGCCTACTGGAATTAAATTGAATGGGGTTAATGTAGAATTTAAGGTGGAAGAGAATGATAGGATGCAAGTGTTAGTTAATCTGAATTTGAAGGAGGGGGATGTATTAGAAATCATTTAG
- a CDS encoding ABC transporter substrate-binding protein, with the protein MISNMAKQIYVRIISIITVLVSISMLLAPSMIASSQSSSSSTLTIGWVTSSPYTSLSTYNPNIFSQGLGGAFYGLVYAYSAVLNVSNNQMIPGIIENWSFSPSNWVQEYNNISTVNVTMHLNPEYHWANGQPVTAYDILATCLILDAYGAPPYPNYTVINNYTITISYPKTYVSPYLPPFTLLDTVGLGEVAVIINYNLWKPIVSQIEANFTNLQDGKISPKVFRNEIHSFNPTLYGPVSASYNGPFYVAGITSSEIVLDKNPYYPTANKIPWNQVIIYQYSSSDDLLAALKTGQIDLLYSGATSLPSADFSALPSYYKTVSVPNPGGYALYFNFKNPWLSNVLVRQAIAYVLNRTSIAYAGGVKYKPVGIPNGIPDFSYFKEFMTPAVSNLNPYSTNLAEATKLLEEAGFTQKGGVWYTPNGSQFTLNIVDVISNSPGVENMLTVIEDELDSFGIHTTYSISLTVSVNHEMYATGKGYDIILQDWGGYYPGTVDWGLPLSYLGGYPYNVTQWDLLATLPNGSVYNLTKLYEETTAPNSTSQLISANDEIAYAMNYFLPILPLVEQSYTITYNTKALSVPPSTSSFWENALYGIGGTGFLQVGFNYGYLTTPVTTTHTTTHTTTTTSISTAEYAAIAVVVIIIIVAAILLLRRRG; encoded by the coding sequence ATGATTAGTAATATGGCTAAACAAATTTATGTTCGAATCATAAGTATAATAACCGTTTTAGTATCTATATCAATGCTATTAGCTCCATCAATGATAGCATCTTCTCAATCTTCCTCTTCATCTACTTTAACTATAGGTTGGGTTACTTCATCTCCATACACAAGCCTTTCTACATATAATCCTAATATATTCTCTCAAGGCTTAGGAGGAGCATTCTATGGATTAGTATACGCATATTCTGCCGTACTTAATGTATCTAATAATCAAATGATTCCTGGAATAATAGAGAACTGGTCATTTTCTCCATCAAATTGGGTTCAAGAATATAATAATATTTCAACCGTAAACGTAACTATGCACTTAAATCCAGAATATCACTGGGCAAATGGACAACCGGTAACAGCATACGACATATTAGCTACATGTTTAATTTTAGATGCCTATGGAGCTCCACCATATCCAAATTATACAGTAATTAATAATTATACAATAACAATATCCTATCCCAAAACATATGTGTCACCATATTTACCACCTTTCACATTACTTGATACAGTAGGCTTAGGAGAAGTTGCAGTAATTATAAACTATAATTTATGGAAACCTATAGTAAGCCAGATAGAAGCTAACTTTACTAATTTACAAGATGGAAAGATAAGTCCTAAAGTATTTAGAAATGAAATACATAGTTTTAATCCTACATTGTATGGCCCAGTTTCCGCTTCATATAATGGACCTTTCTATGTAGCTGGTATAACGTCAAGTGAAATAGTATTAGATAAGAACCCATACTATCCTACTGCTAACAAAATACCGTGGAATCAAGTAATAATATATCAATATTCTAGCTCTGATGATTTATTAGCTGCGCTAAAGACTGGCCAGATAGATCTATTATATTCGGGTGCTACATCGCTTCCATCAGCAGACTTTTCAGCATTACCTAGTTATTATAAAACTGTATCAGTACCGAATCCAGGTGGATATGCTCTATATTTCAACTTTAAGAATCCTTGGCTGAGTAATGTTCTAGTTAGGCAAGCTATAGCATATGTACTAAATAGAACATCAATTGCATATGCAGGTGGAGTAAAATACAAACCAGTAGGTATTCCTAATGGAATTCCAGACTTTAGCTACTTTAAAGAGTTTATGACTCCAGCAGTTTCCAATCTTAATCCATATTCTACAAACTTAGCTGAGGCTACAAAATTGCTCGAAGAAGCTGGATTTACGCAGAAGGGTGGAGTTTGGTATACTCCTAACGGATCTCAATTTACTCTTAACATAGTAGATGTAATTTCCAATTCACCTGGTGTTGAAAATATGCTTACTGTTATTGAAGATGAATTAGATAGTTTTGGAATCCATACTACCTATTCGATATCTCTAACAGTGTCAGTAAACCATGAAATGTATGCTACTGGAAAAGGATATGATATTATACTTCAAGATTGGGGAGGATACTATCCTGGAACAGTAGATTGGGGATTACCGTTAAGTTATCTAGGTGGATATCCGTACAATGTCACTCAATGGGATCTTCTAGCTACGTTACCAAATGGTAGTGTATATAATTTAACTAAGCTATACGAAGAAACTACTGCACCAAATTCTACATCCCAATTAATCTCAGCCAATGATGAAATAGCTTATGCAATGAATTATTTCCTACCAATCTTACCATTAGTGGAACAAAGTTATACTATCACTTATAATACTAAGGCATTATCTGTCCCACCATCTACGTCGTCTTTCTGGGAAAATGCGTTATACGGAATAGGTGGTACTGGATTCTTGCAAGTAGGATTTAATTATGGTTATTTAACAACCCCAGTTACAACTACTCATACAACTACTCATACAACTACAACTACATCAATTTCTACAGCTGAATATGCTGCTATTGCTGTAGTAGTTATTATCATAATAGTAGCTGCTATATTATTATTAAGACGTAGAGGTTAA
- a CDS encoding MFS transporter — translation MRKNFLIASWIFGLANSFSSPLLSLYIYVTSSIYYSLSFILFTSVFILLGYIFVGYITNIYRKILTFYKIGIGLYIVFYLTLLLLNINAFHYTLFLGMLYGIAQGCYWFAWDVIFYKIPEKMSFFNKSSYLGFISSIVSPLVYGGILSIFHQFGYGILFSITSITLIFVVLLVENTNIDNKFNLKRSFKIFNENKSYKYTMTSLTIVSGVNYVLSNLNTIFIYQIARSYTNFAIITYILTGISLLSIYIIRQRLIDRVNKFKLVFTSSLAITIASISVFFFPLIYLVTFYVTSPLIYPVIDVYNWSNMDRSLLTNFLVNRQIFLNSGRIFFSLIEVLIGNSLLPEQIFPILPGLIVASIIFSRGKKEISY, via the coding sequence ATGAGGAAAAATTTCCTTATCGCTTCCTGGATATTTGGTTTGGCTAATAGTTTTTCATCACCTTTGCTTAGTCTATATATTTATGTTACTTCATCAATTTATTATTCTTTGAGTTTCATTTTATTTACATCTGTATTCATTTTATTAGGATATATTTTTGTAGGGTATATAACTAATATATATAGAAAAATACTTACTTTTTATAAGATAGGAATAGGTCTCTATATAGTATTTTACTTGACTCTTTTATTACTGAACATTAATGCATTTCATTATACTCTCTTCCTTGGAATGCTTTATGGAATAGCTCAAGGATGCTATTGGTTTGCTTGGGATGTTATATTTTATAAAATACCAGAAAAAATGAGTTTTTTTAATAAGAGCTCATACTTAGGATTTATTAGCAGTATAGTATCTCCTTTAGTTTATGGTGGTATATTATCTATTTTCCATCAGTTTGGATACGGAATATTGTTTTCTATTACATCAATAACTTTGATATTTGTTGTTCTATTAGTAGAAAATACAAATATAGATAATAAATTTAACTTAAAAAGAAGTTTTAAGATCTTTAACGAGAATAAATCCTATAAATATACTATGACTTCCCTAACTATTGTAAGCGGTGTAAATTATGTTTTATCTAATTTAAATACAATTTTTATATATCAAATCGCTAGATCTTATACAAATTTTGCTATCATAACATATATATTAACTGGGATCTCACTATTATCAATATACATAATAAGACAAAGACTGATAGATAGAGTTAATAAATTTAAACTAGTTTTTACTTCCTCTTTAGCTATTACAATAGCTAGTATATCAGTATTTTTCTTTCCTTTAATATATTTAGTTACATTTTATGTTACTTCTCCATTAATTTATCCTGTAATCGATGTTTATAATTGGAGTAATATGGACAGAAGTTTATTGACAAATTTTCTAGTAAATAGGCAAATATTCCTAAATTCTGGGAGAATATTTTTCTCTCTCATTGAAGTATTAATAGGTAATTCTTTACTTCCAGAACAGATATTCCCGATTTTGCCTGGATTAATTGTAGCATCAATAATATTCTCTAGAGGTAAAAAGGAGATTAGTTATTAA
- a CDS encoding MupG family TIM beta-alpha barrel fold protein, with the protein MNRRIGFSIFPGWKEIKENQIELVKKARNLGYSDIFFGIGPGTHWKTEVIEAFEIAKDILKYAEDYYTFVDINPEILNKIGCNPKDISKITKIGFKGVRVDYGFNKEEIVEISKQANVEINPMEISEEEINYIIKNADPEKIQATHNYYPVKYSGMSLDFFDRINRKFKEYGINIGAFISHPKYKLRTTLEMLRDIEPFDSSNFLFKFVDRVIIGDPIPDDKSLNDIANIVKSEITQIRINLLAHDEEVEKFLTSDFIVDEYKDIGITCHGRYKYNKKCLTKIFKKGVAISGNDLMVFTKKGGIGEFSLIGEIDDINLEILRRSKKIKVIPK; encoded by the coding sequence ATGAATAGGAGAATAGGATTTAGCATATTTCCTGGATGGAAAGAAATTAAAGAAAATCAAATTGAGTTAGTAAAGAAAGCTAGAAATTTAGGCTATTCAGACATATTTTTTGGTATAGGTCCAGGTACTCATTGGAAAACAGAAGTAATAGAAGCTTTTGAAATCGCAAAAGATATTTTGAAGTACGCAGAAGATTATTATACATTTGTCGATATAAATCCAGAAATTCTAAATAAAATAGGGTGTAATCCAAAGGATATTTCAAAGATTACTAAAATAGGATTCAAGGGAGTCAGAGTCGATTATGGATTCAATAAGGAGGAGATTGTAGAGATAAGTAAGCAAGCTAACGTAGAAATTAATCCGATGGAAATTTCTGAGGAAGAAATAAACTATATAATAAAAAATGCTGATCCTGAAAAAATTCAAGCTACTCATAATTACTATCCGGTCAAATATTCTGGTATGTCATTAGATTTTTTCGATAGAATTAATCGTAAGTTTAAAGAATATGGAATAAATATAGGAGCCTTCATATCACATCCTAAGTATAAGCTTAGAACTACGTTAGAAATGTTAAGAGACATTGAACCATTTGACTCATCTAATTTTTTGTTCAAATTTGTAGATAGAGTCATAATAGGAGATCCAATACCTGATGATAAATCATTAAATGATATCGCAAATATAGTTAAGAGTGAAATAACTCAAATAAGAATAAATTTATTAGCTCACGATGAGGAAGTAGAAAAATTCTTAACGTCAGATTTTATAGTTGATGAATACAAGGATATAGGAATAACTTGTCATGGAAGATACAAATATAATAAAAAATGCTTAACCAAAATATTTAAAAAAGGTGTTGCAATATCTGGAAACGATTTAATGGTATTTACTAAGAAAGGAGGTATAGGAGAGTTTTCGTTAATAGGCGAAATAGATGACATTAATCTTGAAATTTTAAGGAGAAGTAAAAAGATTAAAGTTATTCCTAAATGA
- a CDS encoding ABC transporter permease, which translates to MNILKYVKLIWGNNKSRIGLVIVLLYIFMGFIGPYFIPNPIVVNVNPLNAFKPPDLTNFYYILGTGPIGESILGNIVWGAKYILIVTFLAGLFATLIGILVGITAGYMGGIIDTVLMSVNDIVMTMPSLVLLIILADMFRTTNPFVIAGILSVTGWTGLARAIRSQVLLLKSMPYIEMSKVLGLSSFHTIFKEIIPNLGSYIAIHFIFNVEGAVYAAVGLYFLGVLPVNPNNWGYLIDQALAMGAIYQANDIWFLLFPSLAVILYMLGLILFSYGIDEITNPRLRVRT; encoded by the coding sequence ATGAATATACTTAAGTATGTTAAGCTTATATGGGGAAATAATAAAAGTAGAATAGGTTTAGTCATTGTATTGCTTTATATATTTATGGGATTTATAGGTCCGTATTTCATACCAAATCCTATAGTTGTTAATGTTAATCCTTTAAATGCGTTCAAACCTCCAGATTTAACTAATTTTTATTATATATTAGGTACTGGACCTATAGGAGAGAGTATTTTAGGAAATATTGTATGGGGTGCTAAATATATATTAATTGTAACTTTCTTGGCTGGTCTCTTCGCTACTCTTATTGGAATTTTGGTGGGAATAACAGCAGGTTATATGGGAGGAATAATTGATACAGTGTTAATGAGTGTAAACGATATAGTTATGACTATGCCTTCTTTGGTTCTATTAATTATATTAGCAGATATGTTTAGAACTACAAATCCTTTCGTTATAGCTGGAATATTAAGCGTTACTGGCTGGACTGGATTAGCCAGAGCTATTAGATCTCAAGTACTTCTTCTTAAGTCAATGCCGTATATAGAAATGTCTAAAGTATTGGGATTAAGTAGCTTCCATACAATTTTTAAAGAAATTATACCTAATCTTGGATCTTATATAGCAATACATTTTATCTTTAACGTAGAAGGTGCAGTTTATGCTGCTGTTGGTTTGTACTTCCTTGGCGTTTTACCAGTAAATCCTAATAATTGGGGATATTTAATAGATCAAGCACTAGCAATGGGTGCTATATATCAAGCTAATGATATATGGTTTTTGCTATTTCCATCATTAGCTGTGATCCTATATATGCTAGGTCTTATATTATTTAGCTATGGTATTGATGAAATTACTAACCCAAGATTAAGGGTAAGAACTTGA